The Leptospira sp. WS39.C2 genome contains a region encoding:
- a CDS encoding tetratricopeptide repeat protein, translated as MKFSIHLWTVVLLFSQFPVWADSGFEESRYPSIAKAIHASLLPDKKSIRIDWDSPKQDGEIIVARSNVMIDSPDKLYIADSLGRYKASGPNATRVYFDYNLKPGTYYFAVVMVSDVRKREVKLFANQNYTIVPVTIAEENGTPVVGDNPDFPAFPQDTNIQSMVGGVSGITANIEKRFVRLNWTAPTGAIAGRTVYTVYRSSSPLTSLPLMQKAEKLSELTHPTTTFLDQDLSKSQTLYYGVSVKQWGGEETLPLEDKKSTLRVFYIKQTDKTNAEVIVEQTPKRENPEVASNESTPNLSGALHVRGLGYERVGKGAVISWLSPEAADETTIYTLYASVKPLNQGSTSFNQGTVVKVATVVHPKTNFFIKELKEIDDLYFGVTAKSSSVPEDYNLKENVSYFKYDFSKDNLPKDEPDIVAESKPKKEPEKSEIYKNEHAVVPTEIAPPKENLEPVNDFKQETQATVTYDLGQTELNRIIKETVIQKKFETAVYRLEEYLKYETNSYLRGKALFFLGVSALKTGDTKKALKCFLKKETKSYSPSRVEFWTNQTLNQVGRGNL; from the coding sequence ATGAAGTTCTCGATTCACCTCTGGACGGTTGTACTGCTATTTTCACAATTCCCGGTATGGGCAGACTCCGGATTTGAGGAGAGTCGTTATCCCTCAATTGCAAAGGCAATCCACGCAAGTTTATTACCTGATAAAAAATCAATTCGTATTGATTGGGATTCTCCGAAACAAGATGGGGAAATCATTGTTGCTCGTTCCAATGTGATGATTGATAGCCCAGATAAACTATATATTGCTGACTCACTAGGGCGATATAAAGCATCGGGTCCAAATGCAACTCGTGTTTATTTTGATTATAATTTAAAACCAGGTACCTATTATTTCGCTGTTGTGATGGTTTCCGATGTTCGAAAACGTGAAGTGAAACTTTTTGCAAACCAGAACTATACAATTGTGCCAGTAACCATTGCGGAAGAGAATGGAACACCTGTTGTAGGAGATAATCCAGATTTTCCAGCCTTTCCACAAGATACAAACATCCAATCGATGGTCGGTGGTGTTTCTGGAATTACAGCCAATATTGAAAAACGATTTGTTAGATTGAATTGGACAGCACCAACTGGTGCCATTGCTGGTAGAACTGTTTATACTGTTTATCGTTCGAGTTCACCTCTCACAAGCCTTCCTCTTATGCAAAAAGCGGAAAAACTTTCCGAACTCACACATCCAACAACAACATTTCTCGATCAAGATTTGAGTAAATCTCAAACATTATACTACGGAGTTTCCGTAAAACAATGGGGAGGCGAAGAGACCCTTCCTTTAGAAGATAAAAAATCTACATTACGAGTTTTTTATATCAAACAAACTGATAAAACAAATGCGGAAGTGATTGTAGAACAAACACCTAAAAGAGAAAATCCAGAAGTTGCTTCAAATGAATCAACTCCAAATTTAAGTGGTGCTTTACATGTTAGAGGGCTTGGGTATGAACGAGTTGGAAAAGGTGCAGTTATCAGTTGGCTTAGTCCAGAGGCTGCTGACGAAACTACAATTTATACATTATATGCTTCTGTAAAACCTTTAAACCAAGGATCGACTTCTTTTAACCAAGGTACAGTAGTTAAAGTAGCAACTGTTGTACACCCTAAAACCAATTTTTTTATCAAAGAGTTGAAAGAAATTGATGATTTGTATTTTGGCGTGACTGCGAAGTCTAGCTCCGTCCCAGAAGATTATAATTTAAAAGAAAACGTATCTTATTTTAAGTATGATTTTTCAAAAGATAATCTTCCGAAAGATGAACCAGATATAGTTGCGGAATCTAAACCCAAAAAAGAACCAGAGAAATCTGAAATATACAAAAATGAACATGCTGTTGTTCCGACTGAAATTGCTCCACCAAAAGAAAATTTAGAGCCTGTGAATGATTTCAAACAAGAAACACAGGCAACAGTTACTTATGATTTAGGGCAAACTGAACTCAATCGAATCATCAAAGAAACAGTCATTCAGAAGAAATTCGAAACAGCAGTTTATAGATTGGAAGAATATTTAAAGTATGAAACTAATTCATACTTAAGAGGGAAGGCTCTGTTTTTCTTGGGTGTCAGTGCTTTGAAAACGGGTGATACTAAAAAAGCCTTAAAGTGTTTTTTGAAAAAGGAAACCAAATCCTATTCTCCATCGAGAGTTGAATTTTGGACGAATCAAACCCTAAATCAAGTGGGTAGAGGTAATTTATGA
- a CDS encoding SAM-dependent methyltransferase, which yields MSETEYYRSQTYQEYLLSSHRREVCPPEDVYAFFNWKGLTNLVDFGSGLGFYFQDFRKWFPNVWIWAAECQQDIIDKILRRKLMEGIEQLTPFHMDQSDHPLLPEWVPVPEIIFASLSLSTFPNPGLAMDGLIRSMKTGGRLFIVDWSKTESGFGPKINEKISMDKMKFLAEEYKLEVTKSGRISEHFYGMEVRASSHFIYGYYDLKEEEDEDSAVFKM from the coding sequence ATGTCCGAAACGGAATACTACCGTTCCCAAACGTACCAAGAATATCTCCTTTCAAGCCACAGAAGAGAGGTTTGCCCACCAGAAGATGTATATGCATTTTTTAACTGGAAGGGACTCACAAACTTAGTCGATTTTGGGAGTGGGCTTGGGTTTTATTTTCAGGATTTCCGAAAGTGGTTTCCCAATGTTTGGATCTGGGCTGCTGAGTGCCAACAGGACATCATCGATAAAATTTTACGCCGAAAACTTATGGAAGGGATTGAACAACTCACTCCATTTCATATGGACCAATCAGACCACCCACTCCTTCCCGAATGGGTACCTGTTCCTGAAATTATTTTTGCATCACTTTCTTTATCTACCTTTCCTAATCCTGGTTTGGCGATGGATGGACTCATCCGTTCCATGAAAACTGGTGGAAGACTTTTTATCGTGGATTGGTCAAAAACAGAATCTGGTTTCGGTCCCAAAATCAACGAAAAAATCTCAATGGATAAAATGAAATTTTTAGCAGAAGAATACAAACTCGAAGTGACAAAGTCAGGAAGGATCTCCGAACATTTTTATGGAATGGAAGTTCGAGCAAGTTCTCATTTTATTTATGGATATTATGATTTAAAAGAAGAGGAAGATGAGGATTCTGCAGTTTTTAAAATGTAA
- a CDS encoding UvrD-helicase domain-containing protein, with translation MWSVEQNTIIQSQYPIIQVIAGAGSGKTATMIGLLERREILNQILAEETLIVTFTKKATNEFKERCLKKGLSNQYHISTFHSFCYSSLKKWNQTKNWSEYKLLSESKKWEITKQLLNDYKNKIGGVPFPIVLANRGTYLRSLSEEVYEKYINSFQIWKKENHYFEFDDLISDFLNFLESEESIPMKKKWRSLIIDEFQDTDETQLEIIKRMKFEWITVVGDDWQAIYGFRGATPKPFLEFPIHFPDAKQYKLSTNYRSTKTIIKKSLFPIGHNKIKIPKETFSFRNQNGTFQLLKFKEKEMSLSSLWKTLQSIDPNIILLTRSNFRKQEWIQVGVPINQVLTIHSAKGLEFKTVLVDISQGWSRNLHSIDIEEERRILYVALSRAKDNLVVLINAVSDPKSLCDQFSEDFSLWNKIRNRTLRWTRLW, from the coding sequence ATGTGGAGTGTGGAACAAAATACTATCATCCAAAGCCAATATCCCATCATCCAAGTTATCGCTGGTGCAGGTTCTGGTAAAACTGCAACGATGATAGGTCTCCTAGAAAGAAGAGAAATATTAAATCAGATTTTAGCAGAAGAAACACTGATTGTAACTTTTACAAAAAAAGCCACAAACGAATTCAAGGAACGATGCCTAAAAAAAGGACTCTCCAATCAATATCATATTTCTACCTTTCATTCATTTTGTTATTCCTCTTTAAAAAAATGGAATCAAACAAAAAATTGGTCAGAATACAAACTACTTTCAGAATCTAAAAAATGGGAAATCACAAAACAGCTATTAAATGACTATAAAAATAAAATTGGAGGTGTTCCTTTTCCAATAGTTCTTGCAAATCGTGGAACCTACTTACGCAGTTTATCAGAAGAAGTTTACGAAAAATACATCAATTCGTTTCAAATTTGGAAAAAAGAAAACCATTACTTCGAATTCGATGATTTGATTTCTGATTTTTTAAATTTTTTAGAATCAGAAGAATCAATTCCTATGAAAAAAAAATGGAGGTCACTCATCATTGATGAATTTCAAGACACTGATGAAACCCAATTGGAGATCATCAAAAGAATGAAATTTGAATGGATCACTGTAGTCGGTGACGATTGGCAAGCAATCTACGGATTCCGAGGGGCAACGCCAAAGCCTTTTTTAGAATTCCCCATTCATTTCCCAGATGCAAAACAATACAAACTTTCAACAAATTATCGATCTACGAAAACCATTATCAAAAAAAGTTTATTTCCCATCGGTCACAACAAAATAAAAATACCAAAGGAAACTTTTTCATTTAGAAATCAGAATGGAACATTTCAATTACTCAAATTCAAAGAAAAAGAGATGAGCCTCTCTTCTCTTTGGAAAACTCTGCAATCCATAGACCCAAACATAATTCTCCTTACGAGGAGCAATTTTCGCAAACAAGAATGGATCCAGGTTGGTGTTCCCATAAATCAAGTTTTGACAATTCATAGTGCAAAAGGTTTGGAATTCAAAACTGTTTTAGTAGATATTAGCCAAGGTTGGTCCCGTAACCTCCATTCCATTGACATTGAGGAAGAACGAAGGATCCTATACGTTGCTCTCTCTAGGGCAAAAGACAATTTAGTGGTTCTCATCAATGCTGTTTCTGATCCGAAAAGTCTCTGCGATCAATTTAGTGAAGACTTTTCCCTTTGGAACAAGATACGAAATCGTACTTTACGGTGGACTAGACTCTGGTGA
- a CDS encoding lipase, translated as MILSWKRWGAIVLFFPCLFLSLELVFRLANPPALRYYRDVKLLHAYHPDYGVTLAPNESRFVRHYADLWQGQFTTNSFGLRGLKEPLPEKPKLVCLGDSLVMGFGVSDEDTFCSKLDGYEEKGIQYQSLNFGVDAYGSLGSYKRLRDLSEKIPNIKKVLFFISPNDFTMPDELRAQGILPDDENDALHENDLEWKNKFRIQFELTRVSYLLQALKLAYEQTKVKWAQTKYIISIDSHQIAESPILYLKETFFVPVKKVTCDNSDTFICPTQIPNLQIECSNTPIEPNELEPLPETTMRAYDKMILFAKEKGFEFVPVLLPMQIEEVYCRQLGKYNTLGNYALRAKRYLDSKGVRTLEILPYTDKMCGREFSIHGKIKKAGIQDYYIPGDGHLTKLGNLWASESIQSALKDKQPNAF; from the coding sequence ATGATCTTAAGCTGGAAACGATGGGGAGCCATTGTCCTATTTTTCCCATGCCTCTTTTTGTCCTTGGAACTTGTCTTTCGACTCGCCAATCCCCCTGCTTTGCGTTATTACCGTGATGTCAAACTTTTACATGCATACCATCCTGATTACGGTGTGACACTTGCTCCAAACGAAAGCCGTTTTGTCCGTCATTATGCAGACCTTTGGCAAGGGCAATTCACAACCAATTCCTTTGGCCTTCGTGGATTAAAAGAACCCTTACCCGAAAAACCAAAACTTGTATGTCTTGGAGATAGCCTCGTAATGGGATTTGGTGTATCAGACGAGGATACATTTTGTTCCAAACTCGATGGATACGAAGAAAAAGGAATCCAATACCAAAGTTTAAATTTTGGAGTGGATGCTTACGGATCCCTTGGCTCTTACAAACGTTTGAGAGATTTATCTGAAAAAATTCCTAATATTAAAAAAGTCCTGTTTTTTATCTCTCCCAACGATTTTACGATGCCAGATGAATTACGCGCACAAGGGATTTTACCCGATGATGAAAATGATGCATTACATGAGAATGATCTTGAATGGAAAAACAAATTTCGCATTCAGTTTGAACTCACTCGTGTTTCTTACCTTCTGCAAGCATTAAAACTTGCATACGAACAAACAAAAGTTAAATGGGCTCAAACAAAATACATTATCTCAATTGACTCTCACCAAATTGCAGAATCACCAATTCTATATTTGAAAGAAACATTTTTTGTTCCTGTAAAAAAAGTAACATGCGATAATTCTGATACATTTATTTGTCCAACTCAAATTCCAAATCTACAAATCGAATGTTCAAATACCCCAATCGAACCTAATGAATTAGAACCACTGCCAGAAACGACAATGAGAGCTTATGATAAAATGATTCTATTTGCCAAGGAAAAAGGTTTTGAATTTGTTCCAGTTCTTCTACCTATGCAGATCGAAGAAGTTTATTGCAGACAACTTGGAAAATACAATACTCTAGGAAATTATGCACTTAGAGCGAAACGATATTTAGATTCAAAAGGTGTTAGAACTTTGGAGATTTTGCCCTATACAGACAAAATGTGTGGTCGTGAATTTTCAATTCATGGAAAAATCAAAAAAGCGGGAATCCAAGATTATTATATTCCAGGTGATGGCCACCTAACGAAACTGGGAAATCTTTGGGCATCAGAATCCATTCAATCAGCTTTAAAGGATAAGCAACCAAATGCTTTTTAA
- a CDS encoding MBOAT family protein gives MLFNSVHYLIFAPFVILIYFLIPKSFQGLWLFIVSLYFYAIFRIPFLILLVFSFVITKLAVDYMEETNSKSKKIFWLNVAVWSNLSLLFVFKYLDFSITVWNQTFSLTACDPEFVQKSGILLPMGISFFTLQAVSYAVDVYKGVVERAKSIFHFGLFLSFFPQLVAGPILRASDVLHQFLDSKDFTKENLKHGLKQLFWGIFKKTFIADPVSYVIDPIYASPTEYNWIAMWIAAFLFAVQIYCDFSGYSDIAIGTARILGFHIPKNFDRPFLSGTLSELWRRWHISFSSWLRDYVYITLGGNRRGEILAYVNLFITTFVSGIWHGADWTFVFWGTLHSTMMVVEKFVFKFETMRNAWNKVPRSIQPIYPVGIFVLSCFFFRAKATPEVPTGMGITNIMLERAFTGATGIFPQMSVSLVALVGFLFFVDIMQDKKEDCFAFITDNLYFLIPTCFLLYVTSFIIYSVTVSSPFLYFQF, from the coding sequence ATGCTTTTTAATTCAGTTCATTATCTAATTTTTGCACCTTTCGTTATTTTAATCTATTTTTTAATACCTAAATCTTTTCAGGGATTGTGGTTATTCATAGTTAGTTTGTATTTCTATGCAATATTCCGAATTCCATTTCTTATTTTGTTAGTATTCTCCTTTGTGATCACAAAACTCGCTGTTGATTATATGGAAGAAACCAATTCAAAGTCAAAAAAAATCTTTTGGTTGAATGTGGCTGTTTGGAGTAATTTGAGTTTATTATTTGTATTTAAATACTTAGATTTTTCGATTACTGTTTGGAACCAGACATTTTCATTAACCGCATGTGATCCTGAGTTTGTTCAAAAATCAGGAATCCTTCTCCCGATGGGGATAAGTTTTTTTACCTTACAGGCGGTGTCCTATGCAGTAGACGTATACAAAGGTGTTGTGGAAAGAGCAAAATCCATTTTCCATTTTGGACTCTTTTTATCTTTTTTCCCACAATTAGTTGCAGGTCCCATCCTTCGCGCCAGTGATGTTTTACACCAGTTTTTGGATTCAAAAGATTTCACAAAAGAAAATCTAAAACATGGTTTGAAACAACTCTTCTGGGGGATTTTTAAAAAGACATTTATCGCTGACCCTGTGTCTTATGTGATCGATCCCATTTATGCAAGTCCAACAGAATACAATTGGATCGCTATGTGGATCGCAGCCTTTTTATTTGCTGTCCAAATTTATTGTGATTTTTCTGGTTATTCTGATATCGCCATTGGAACTGCAAGAATCCTAGGATTTCATATTCCTAAAAACTTTGATCGTCCTTTTTTATCCGGAACACTAAGTGAACTGTGGAGACGTTGGCATATATCATTTAGCTCTTGGTTACGAGATTACGTATACATTACGCTCGGTGGGAACAGGCGAGGAGAAATCTTAGCCTATGTGAATTTATTTATCACAACATTTGTTTCCGGGATTTGGCATGGTGCAGATTGGACATTCGTATTTTGGGGAACCCTTCATTCAACAATGATGGTAGTAGAAAAATTTGTTTTTAAATTTGAAACCATGCGAAATGCATGGAATAAAGTTCCAAGGTCAATCCAACCGATTTATCCCGTTGGAATATTTGTCTTATCATGTTTTTTCTTTCGTGCAAAAGCCACTCCAGAAGTTCCCACTGGAATGGGAATCACAAACATAATGTTAGAACGGGCATTTACAGGTGCAACGGGAATTTTCCCACAAATGAGTGTAAGCTTAGTGGCGTTAGTTGGATTTTTATTTTTTGTAGATATTATGCAGGATAAAAAGGAAGACTGTTTCGCATTTATTACGGACAATTTGTACTTTTTGATCCCAACTTGTTTCTTACTTTATGTTACATCATTTATCATTTATAGCGTAACAGTCTCAAGCCCATTTCTCTACTTTCAATTCTAA
- a CDS encoding LemA family protein: MTKLFRTIILFSLMTTLFTNCGYNHIQELDEEVTASWAEVLNQYKRRADLVPNLVSAVKGFANQEKDIMKGIAEARAKIGSIQATPELINNPESLKQFDQAQGQLGSALSRLLMIQENYPQLKSDQHFSDLMAQLEGTENRITVARNRFIKATKDFNVYIRKFPAVLTAKAFGYEAKATFTVEDQKTIENAPKVEF; the protein is encoded by the coding sequence ATGACAAAACTGTTTCGAACCATCATTCTATTTTCCCTAATGACTACATTATTTACCAACTGTGGATACAACCATATCCAAGAGTTGGATGAAGAAGTGACTGCTTCTTGGGCAGAAGTGCTCAACCAATACAAAAGACGGGCGGATTTAGTTCCGAATTTAGTCTCTGCTGTAAAAGGTTTTGCCAACCAAGAAAAAGATATTATGAAAGGAATCGCTGAAGCTAGAGCTAAAATTGGATCTATCCAAGCAACACCAGAATTAATCAATAATCCTGAAAGTTTAAAACAATTTGACCAAGCGCAAGGCCAACTTGGTTCTGCTTTGTCCAGATTACTCATGATCCAAGAAAACTACCCACAATTAAAGTCTGACCAACATTTCTCTGATTTGATGGCACAATTGGAAGGTACGGAAAATCGGATCACTGTCGCAAGAAATCGATTCATCAAAGCAACAAAGGATTTTAATGTTTATATCAGAAAATTTCCTGCAGTTTTGACTGCCAAAGCATTTGGATACGAAGCAAAAGCAACCTTTACCGTGGAAGACCAAAAGACAATTGAAAATGCACCAAAAGTAGAATTCTAA
- a CDS encoding DUF1343 domain-containing protein: MKFLKNIQKLSGCLAAILTNQSAFGYNGKYHFQTYSEIFKLKTIFLPEHGLFAELQDQVSGDQLSYLFGNMEIVNLYGKEETSLVPPRKSLQNIDVVIIDIKDVGSRYYTFLTTAYYILEELSKLKKETGKAPIFLVIDSPNPIGSKVEGSPLLETYQSFVGVKSVLHRHGLTPGGLLTYYNETFQLNVDVVIVPVGIFHPLKTSSFEWVPPSPNIPTQNTCFVYPGMCLLEGTNLSEGRGTTKPFETFGAPYLLGDAKNELDLRMKNHQRGSFLLRNLRFLPTFHKYAGIICEGYQLIVVKPKQFHSLYFALYFLKQLNELFPKEFEYLKGVYEFRSDRPAIELLVGDPFLLEYLYGKHSDSEVETYLLENETSWSKQIKPYRY; this comes from the coding sequence ATGAAGTTTTTAAAAAACATTCAAAAGTTGAGCGGTTGTTTGGCTGCAATATTAACGAATCAAAGTGCGTTTGGTTATAATGGAAAATATCATTTCCAGACATATTCCGAAATTTTTAAATTAAAAACAATTTTTTTACCAGAACATGGTTTGTTTGCAGAATTACAGGACCAAGTGAGTGGTGATCAGCTTTCATATTTATTCGGAAATATGGAAATTGTAAATTTATATGGGAAAGAAGAGACAAGTTTGGTCCCACCTCGGAAAAGTTTACAAAATATAGATGTCGTCATCATTGATATCAAAGATGTCGGATCTAGATATTATACATTTTTAACAACTGCCTATTACATTTTGGAAGAACTTTCAAAACTTAAAAAAGAAACAGGTAAAGCTCCAATTTTTTTAGTTATAGATTCACCAAATCCAATTGGATCTAAAGTGGAAGGAAGCCCACTATTGGAAACATACCAATCGTTTGTTGGTGTGAAATCGGTTTTACATAGGCATGGTCTAACACCAGGTGGACTATTAACCTATTATAATGAAACGTTTCAATTAAATGTGGACGTCGTAATTGTTCCAGTAGGAATCTTCCATCCATTAAAAACATCGAGTTTTGAATGGGTTCCTCCTTCACCAAACATTCCGACGCAAAACACGTGTTTTGTGTATCCTGGAATGTGTTTACTGGAAGGTACTAATCTTTCTGAAGGTAGAGGGACAACAAAACCATTTGAAACCTTTGGGGCACCTTATTTATTAGGGGACGCTAAAAATGAACTCGATTTGCGAATGAAAAATCACCAAAGAGGTAGTTTTTTGCTTAGAAATTTGCGTTTTTTACCTACTTTTCATAAGTATGCCGGAATCATTTGTGAAGGATACCAATTGATTGTAGTAAAACCAAAACAGTTTCACTCGTTGTATTTTGCTTTGTATTTTTTAAAACAATTGAATGAATTGTTCCCGAAGGAGTTTGAATACCTGAAAGGAGTGTATGAGTTTCGTTCAGATCGTCCTGCAATTGAACTACTTGTCGGCGATCCTTTTTTACTCGAATATTTGTACGGTAAACATTCGGATTCTGAAGTAGAAACGTATCTGTTGGAGAATGAAACTAGTTGGTCCAAACAAATAAAACCATACCGGTATTAA
- a CDS encoding prephenate dehydrogenase has translation MKLNRVLIYGMGLMGGSLSLAIREKFPNTELTAIVRSKKSKESIITNKLADIVFTLDENNEIQWDQFDLVVFSTPVASILELIPNLPKTGSTIYMDLGSTKQSIIEVVDNHFGDVKHNYISTHPMCGSEQTGPEAAVPGLYDDKLCILTKPENGNQSTFEDVKHFWEIIGSWTIQMDAKTHDETLAYVSHLPHVVSTILVNVAGKNKTTMGQVSSIPKAITGGGFRDMSRIAGSNSEMWISIFKENKEFLKHSINDFIEQLTEFRDLFLNTNDLDESRIHSIWDLALKQKETIQKTK, from the coding sequence ATGAAACTCAATCGTGTCCTCATCTATGGAATGGGGCTTATGGGTGGGTCACTTTCACTTGCGATTCGAGAAAAATTTCCAAACACTGAACTAACGGCAATCGTTCGTTCAAAAAAAAGTAAAGAATCGATCATTACAAACAAATTAGCTGATATTGTATTTACACTTGATGAAAATAATGAAATCCAATGGGACCAATTTGATTTAGTTGTTTTTAGTACCCCTGTTGCTTCCATTTTAGAGCTCATCCCAAATTTACCAAAAACTGGTTCAACCATTTATATGGATTTGGGTTCCACCAAACAATCCATCATCGAAGTTGTAGACAATCACTTTGGTGATGTGAAGCATAATTATATTTCAACCCACCCTATGTGTGGATCGGAACAAACTGGTCCTGAAGCAGCAGTTCCAGGTTTGTATGATGACAAACTTTGTATTTTGACAAAACCAGAAAATGGAAACCAATCAACCTTCGAAGACGTAAAACATTTTTGGGAAATCATTGGATCTTGGACGATCCAAATGGATGCAAAAACTCATGATGAAACATTGGCTTATGTTTCTCACTTACCTCATGTGGTATCAACAATACTTGTTAATGTTGCAGGAAAAAATAAAACTACTATGGGACAAGTTTCTTCCATACCAAAAGCAATCACTGGTGGAGGGTTTCGGGACATGTCAAGAATTGCTGGTTCAAATTCTGAAATGTGGATATCGATCTTTAAAGAAAACAAAGAATTTTTAAAACATTCGATCAATGATTTTATCGAACAACTTACAGAATTTCGCGATTTGTTTTTAAATACCAACGATTTAGACGAATCAAGAATTCACTCGATTTGGGACTTAGCCCTCAAACAAAAAGAAACAATTCAAAAAACAAAATGA
- the pheA gene encoding prephenate dehydratase, whose protein sequence is MSNAEEELKKLRSGIDSLDTQIIDLIQKRAGFAQEIGRVKKESGGPIYRPDREKDVYEKVTKLSNGPLPSSVIRAIYREMMSGTIALEHPLKIGFLGPEGSFSHSALRSKFGTSIEAVPQTSIPDVFRMVEEEKLDYGVVPVENSTEGQVSSTLDMFLETNLIVYSELYQRISFSLLGFESNLASVKKIYGIRIGNEQCRNWISANLPNAEVVDTSSTAMAAKLVSERKDGLAIASKIAGEIYNLGVIAEGIEDYSGNTTRFLVIGKTESPQTKEDKTSIVISIPNQTGSLFNILKTFHDASVNLTKIESRPLKRNLWEYHFFIDFIGHKSEPKIESLLATIQSQCTLFKLLGSYPTAGSFPT, encoded by the coding sequence ATGAGTAACGCAGAAGAAGAATTAAAAAAACTCCGATCTGGTATTGACTCACTTGATACTCAAATCATTGATCTCATTCAAAAACGCGCTGGTTTTGCACAGGAAATTGGACGTGTGAAAAAAGAATCAGGTGGTCCCATTTACCGCCCGGATCGTGAAAAAGATGTTTATGAAAAAGTAACTAAATTATCAAATGGGCCACTCCCATCATCTGTCATTCGTGCAATTTACCGTGAAATGATGTCGGGAACGATTGCCTTAGAACACCCGTTAAAGATTGGATTTTTGGGACCTGAAGGAAGTTTTTCTCATTCTGCACTTCGTTCAAAATTTGGAACTTCAATTGAAGCGGTTCCACAAACATCGATTCCCGATGTTTTTCGTATGGTAGAAGAAGAAAAATTAGATTATGGCGTTGTCCCAGTCGAAAATTCGACAGAAGGGCAGGTTAGTTCTACTTTAGATATGTTTCTAGAAACAAACCTCATTGTGTATTCCGAACTTTACCAAAGGATTTCATTTTCCTTACTTGGTTTTGAATCAAATTTAGCATCTGTTAAAAAAATATATGGAATTCGAATTGGAAATGAACAATGCCGTAATTGGATTTCAGCTAACTTACCAAATGCGGAAGTTGTGGATACATCATCCACTGCAATGGCAGCGAAATTAGTTTCGGAAAGAAAAGACGGGCTTGCAATTGCTTCTAAAATTGCTGGTGAAATTTATAATTTAGGAGTGATTGCGGAAGGAATCGAAGACTATTCGGGTAATACCACCCGGTTTTTGGTCATAGGTAAAACCGAATCACCACAGACCAAAGAAGATAAAACATCCATTGTGATTTCCATCCCTAACCAAACTGGATCTTTATTTAACATTCTAAAAACTTTCCATGATGCTTCCGTAAATCTCACTAAAATTGAATCACGGCCTCTCAAACGGAATTTGTGGGAATACCATTTTTTCATCGATTTCATCGGTCACAAATCGGAACCAAAAATCGAATCCTTATTAGCAACGATCCAATCACAATGTACCCTTTTTAAACTACTTGGATCTTATCCCACTGCGGGTTCATTTCCTACATGA
- the scpB gene encoding SMC-Scp complex subunit ScpB, whose protein sequence is MEERNYTKGLLEALLFLSSDPIKLSALAKSCGIEKTEARELLDELILDYQEREGGFLLREIAGGYQFITNQKYSEILSHIFKDKKRETLSRGTLDTLAIIAYKQPITLTELDEIRGVSSRAMVASLMSKKLVKAVGQKEVPGRPTLYGTTNEFLLHFGLSKLTDLPTPVEVKELKFEDFSPESIIVTEETEMNPDFDLDSLPEELKVENANE, encoded by the coding sequence TTGGAAGAAAGAAACTATACAAAGGGCCTTCTTGAGGCACTTCTCTTTTTATCTTCGGATCCAATCAAATTATCTGCACTTGCCAAGTCTTGTGGAATCGAAAAAACGGAAGCACGAGAATTATTGGATGAACTCATCCTTGATTACCAAGAGAGAGAAGGTGGTTTTTTACTAAGAGAAATCGCCGGTGGGTATCAATTCATCACCAACCAAAAATATAGCGAAATTTTATCTCATATTTTTAAAGATAAAAAAAGAGAAACTTTATCTAGAGGTACTTTAGATACACTCGCCATCATAGCTTACAAACAACCGATCACCTTAACCGAATTAGATGAAATTCGTGGTGTTTCTTCCCGAGCCATGGTTGCAAGTCTCATGTCTAAAAAATTGGTCAAAGCAGTGGGCCAAAAAGAAGTTCCAGGAAGACCAACTTTGTATGGAACAACAAATGAATTTTTATTACATTTTGGCCTCAGTAAACTAACAGACCTTCCTACACCAGTCGAAGTGAAAGAATTGAAATTCGAAGATTTTTCACCAGAATCCATTATTGTGACTGAAGAAACAGAAATGAATCCTGACTTTGATTTAGATAGTTTACCAGAAGAATTAAAAGTTGAGAATGCTAATGAGTAA